One genomic window of Candidatus Nitrospira inopinata includes the following:
- the recA gene encoding recombinase RecA, with translation MAEKDEKKRALELALSQIEKQYGKGAIMKLGAEEKLADVPAISTGSLSLDIALGVGGLPRGRVIEIFGPEASGKTTMTLHCIAEVQKAGGVAAFIDAEHALDLTYARKLGVQADDLLVSQPDTGEQALEIAETLVRSGAIDLIVIDSVAALTPRAEIEGEMGDAHMGLQARLMSQALRKLTAAIAKSLTTVIFINQIRMKLGVMFGNPETTTGGNALKFYASVRLDIRRIESIKEGQDVIGSRVRVKVVKNKMAPPFRQAEFDIMFAEGISKTGELIDLGVEKHVIEKSGAWYSYKGERIGQGRDAVREFLKKNNEMAREIESKLRELSGVPRVDEKKSAGKEEKAASKEDKLPSRTDDKRAHRS, from the coding sequence ATGGCGGAAAAAGACGAGAAGAAACGGGCGTTGGAATTGGCCCTGTCCCAAATTGAAAAACAGTATGGAAAAGGGGCCATTATGAAGCTCGGCGCGGAAGAAAAGCTGGCCGATGTGCCGGCCATTTCGACCGGGTCGCTGAGCCTCGATATCGCCCTGGGGGTCGGAGGACTTCCCCGCGGGAGAGTGATTGAGATTTTTGGGCCCGAGGCTTCAGGGAAAACCACCATGACGCTGCACTGTATCGCCGAGGTGCAGAAGGCGGGGGGCGTCGCGGCCTTTATCGACGCCGAACACGCGCTCGATCTGACCTATGCGAGAAAGCTGGGCGTTCAGGCGGATGATCTATTGGTCTCTCAGCCGGATACCGGAGAGCAGGCGCTGGAAATCGCGGAGACATTGGTCCGCAGCGGAGCGATCGATTTGATCGTCATCGATTCCGTGGCGGCCTTGACGCCGCGCGCTGAAATAGAAGGCGAAATGGGCGACGCCCACATGGGGTTGCAAGCAAGGCTGATGTCGCAGGCCTTGCGAAAGCTGACGGCGGCGATCGCGAAATCCCTGACGACGGTAATTTTCATCAATCAGATCCGCATGAAGCTGGGTGTGATGTTCGGCAATCCGGAGACGACGACGGGAGGGAACGCCCTCAAATTCTATGCCTCCGTGCGGTTGGACATTCGGCGAATCGAGTCCATCAAGGAGGGGCAGGACGTCATCGGCAGCCGGGTTCGGGTCAAGGTGGTGAAGAACAAGATGGCTCCCCCATTTAGGCAAGCGGAGTTCGACATCATGTTCGCCGAGGGAATCTCAAAAACCGGCGAGCTGATCGACTTGGGCGTCGAGAAACACGTGATCGAGAAGTCAGGCGCCTGGTATTCCTACAAAGGTGAACGGATCGGACAGGGGCGCGATGCGGTAAGAGAATTTCTCAAAAAGAACAATGAGATGGCAAGAGAAATTGAATCAAAACTTCGAGAGTTATCTGGGGTGCCGAGGGTGGATGAGAAGAAGTCGGCCGGTAAGGAGGAGAAGGCGGCGTCAAAGGAAGACAAGCTGCCGTCCCGAACAGATGACAAGCGGGCGCATCGGTCGTAG
- a CDS encoding regulatory protein RecX, which yields MTSGRIGRSDRVVKQPLQEEGKWLQLAVGYLAVRDRTSLQVRHLLHRKGVSRTQIERVVRRLFQLGYLNDRAYAERWITGRLARRPTGRERLKAELAEKGIDPATIEDLLRNLPDEMTLARSALDVLRRTGREMTPIQTVRRLRQRGFDEETIRCMIGEDRLTHEGPGS from the coding sequence ATGACAAGCGGGCGCATCGGTCGTAGTGATCGTGTAGTCAAGCAACCCTTGCAGGAAGAAGGCAAATGGTTACAACTTGCCGTAGGCTATCTCGCCGTCCGTGATCGAACCAGCCTCCAAGTTCGTCACTTGCTCCATCGGAAAGGGGTTTCCCGGACTCAGATTGAACGGGTCGTCCGTCGGCTGTTTCAGCTCGGCTATCTAAATGATCGAGCTTACGCGGAGCGCTGGATTACCGGTCGGCTCGCCCGCCGGCCGACGGGACGGGAGCGGCTTAAGGCCGAACTGGCGGAAAAGGGAATCGACCCCGCGACGATCGAGGACCTGTTGCGCAATCTGCCCGATGAGATGACGCTGGCCCGCTCGGCCCTTGATGTATTGCGCCGGACGGGGCGGGAGATGACTCCCATTCAGACGGTGCGCCGGTTGCGCCAACGGGGGTTCGATGAAGAGACGATTCGTTGTATGATAGGCGAAGACCGTCTGACACACGAAGGACCCGGATCATGA
- the alaS gene encoding alanine--tRNA ligase, giving the protein MTHGARELRQSFIHYFERQGHQAVPSSSLIPQADPTLLFTNAGMNQFKRVFLGEEARPYKRAVSVQKCLRAGGKHNDLENVGYTGRHHTFFEMLGNFSFGDYFKADAIAFGWEFLTKIVGLTKDRLWITIFREDDEADVLWKKIGVSPARIVRFDEKDNFWQMADTGPCGPCSEIHFDQGASIPGDDRPNGEGDRVIEVWNLVFMQFNRDASGTLHPLPRPSIDTGMGLERLAAVAQGVAGNYGSDLFTPLLAAIAARAGAQYGREGQADRSMRVIADHLRAVTFLMADGVLPSNEGRGYVLRRILRRAARHGRLLGIVEPFLYDLTGRVVEQMGDVYPEVRAAAGTIAEATKGEEERFIATLDQGLPILNGLIEKARAEGRTLLTGDDVFKLYDTYGFPMDLIAEACREQGLTVDERGFEAAIEAQRTRARKIGGFEQETVRSSVAELSSRVGAVTFVGYDRLESEGVLLAILKGDRLVKEAVEGDEVEMVLDVTPFYPEGGGQVGDHGTCIGPEGVVDVTDTTKPTPTMILHKGVVRKGCIREGERLVATVNGALRQDAARNHTATHLLHAALRHLLGPHVKQYGSLVGPNRLRFDFAHFRPLSSRDVDDIESLVNEEVRKNEPVRTQVMNFQEAVAKGALAFFGDKYGEQVRVVAVESFSQELCGGTHCRHTGEIGLFRVLSETGVAAGVRRIEAQTGSGAMAHMKKLEAEIRELSELLKVGPLEVVAKTRKVMTQLKDKERELEELKLKLASGQTSASTVRTVAGVSVHVQRTDGLDMNGMRALADQLRDKLKSGVVALGAATEEGKVSLLVVVTKDLTGPLKAGEIIKAMAAEVGGTGGGRPEMAQAGGKEPAKLDRALEKVFELVERALAR; this is encoded by the coding sequence ATGACGCATGGTGCGAGGGAATTAAGGCAATCGTTCATCCACTATTTCGAACGGCAAGGCCATCAGGCCGTGCCGAGCTCATCCCTCATTCCGCAGGCCGATCCCACGTTGCTGTTTACCAACGCCGGGATGAATCAGTTTAAACGGGTGTTTCTCGGAGAAGAGGCGCGTCCGTACAAGCGGGCGGTGTCCGTGCAGAAATGTCTACGCGCCGGCGGCAAACACAACGACCTCGAAAACGTGGGTTATACCGGCCGCCACCATACCTTCTTCGAGATGCTGGGCAACTTTTCATTCGGCGATTACTTTAAGGCCGACGCGATTGCGTTCGGATGGGAGTTCTTGACCAAGATCGTCGGATTGACGAAAGACAGACTGTGGATCACGATTTTTCGCGAGGATGACGAAGCCGACGTCCTGTGGAAAAAGATCGGCGTGTCGCCTGCGCGCATCGTGCGGTTCGACGAAAAGGACAACTTCTGGCAAATGGCGGACACCGGCCCCTGCGGCCCTTGCTCGGAAATTCATTTCGATCAGGGAGCATCCATCCCCGGTGATGATCGTCCGAACGGAGAAGGCGATCGGGTCATCGAGGTCTGGAACCTTGTCTTCATGCAGTTCAATCGAGATGCGTCGGGGACGCTTCATCCCTTGCCGAGGCCGAGCATCGACACGGGCATGGGATTGGAGCGGTTGGCGGCCGTCGCGCAAGGCGTCGCCGGCAATTACGGCAGCGATCTCTTTACGCCGCTCTTGGCGGCGATCGCCGCGCGCGCGGGCGCGCAGTACGGCCGAGAAGGCCAGGCGGACCGATCGATGCGGGTCATCGCGGATCACCTCCGGGCCGTCACGTTTCTGATGGCGGACGGCGTATTGCCGTCCAACGAGGGACGCGGTTACGTCTTGCGGCGGATTCTGCGCCGAGCGGCTCGCCATGGGCGATTGCTCGGCATTGTTGAGCCTTTTCTGTATGATCTCACCGGCAGGGTGGTGGAGCAGATGGGCGATGTCTATCCGGAGGTGCGGGCGGCGGCCGGCACGATCGCCGAGGCCACGAAGGGAGAAGAAGAGCGGTTCATCGCGACGCTCGACCAAGGATTGCCGATCTTGAACGGCCTCATTGAGAAGGCGCGAGCCGAGGGACGTACTCTATTGACCGGCGACGACGTCTTCAAACTCTATGACACGTATGGTTTTCCGATGGATTTGATCGCCGAAGCCTGTCGGGAACAGGGCCTCACCGTCGATGAACGGGGATTCGAGGCGGCGATCGAAGCGCAGCGGACCAGAGCCCGCAAAATCGGAGGATTCGAGCAGGAAACCGTCAGATCCTCGGTCGCCGAGCTGTCCTCGCGGGTTGGAGCCGTCACGTTCGTCGGGTATGACCGGTTGGAGAGCGAGGGAGTTCTTTTGGCTATTCTGAAGGGTGATCGGTTGGTCAAAGAAGCGGTCGAAGGGGATGAAGTCGAGATGGTTTTGGATGTGACGCCGTTCTATCCCGAGGGGGGAGGACAGGTGGGGGATCATGGGACCTGCATAGGCCCGGAAGGAGTGGTTGATGTCACGGATACGACGAAACCGACGCCGACCATGATTCTCCACAAGGGTGTCGTTCGGAAGGGCTGCATTCGCGAAGGAGAACGGCTCGTCGCGACGGTGAACGGTGCCTTGCGGCAGGACGCGGCGCGGAACCATACGGCGACCCATCTGCTGCACGCGGCCTTGCGCCATCTCCTTGGCCCGCACGTGAAACAGTACGGCTCGCTGGTCGGGCCGAATCGACTGCGGTTCGACTTTGCGCACTTCAGGCCGCTTTCTTCTCGCGATGTCGACGATATCGAGTCATTGGTCAACGAAGAAGTCAGAAAAAACGAGCCGGTGCGAACCCAAGTGATGAATTTTCAGGAGGCCGTAGCCAAGGGGGCGCTGGCCTTTTTCGGCGACAAGTATGGAGAACAGGTTCGGGTCGTGGCCGTCGAATCCTTCAGCCAAGAACTGTGCGGCGGGACGCACTGTCGGCACACGGGCGAAATCGGACTCTTCCGCGTCTTGTCCGAGACGGGCGTGGCGGCGGGCGTTCGTCGGATTGAGGCGCAGACGGGCAGCGGCGCGATGGCGCACATGAAAAAGCTCGAAGCCGAGATTCGCGAACTGTCCGAGCTGCTCAAGGTCGGTCCTCTGGAGGTCGTCGCGAAAACCAGAAAAGTGATGACTCAGTTGAAGGACAAGGAACGGGAGCTGGAGGAACTGAAACTGAAGTTGGCAAGCGGCCAGACATCCGCCTCGACGGTCAGGACGGTCGCCGGCGTCTCGGTGCATGTCCAGCGAACGGACGGCTTGGACATGAACGGCATGAGGGCCTTGGCCGATCAGTTGCGGGATAAACTGAAGAGCGGCGTCGTCGCCTTGGGAGCCGCGACCGAAGAAGGCAAGGTGTCGCTGTTGGTCGTGGTTACCAAAGATCTGACCGGTCCCTTGAAGGCCGGCGAGATCATTAAGGCGATGGCGGCCGAGGTGGGCGGCACCGGCGGCGGACGGCCGGAAATGGCGCAGGCAGGCGGCAAAGAGCCGGCCAAACTCGACCGTGCGTTGGAAAAAGTGTTTGAGCTGGTCGAGCGGGCGCTTGCGAGATAA
- the ruvX gene encoding Holliday junction resolvase RuvX — MPGRILALDYGTKRIGVALSDELWWTARPLETFERRTLDRDVAHVARLVVSHEVERVVLGLPLQLDGREGPAVQSMREFVVKLEAALSVPLVLWDERMTTKAAEDFLIAADVSRKKRKGAVDRVAASLLLQGYLASLTAATEDSAITDATGERSRSECSSEIPHEASSFTDPSHFGHRRRDRRDGPVSDDPLG; from the coding sequence ATGCCCGGTCGGATTCTTGCTCTCGATTACGGCACCAAACGAATCGGTGTCGCCTTGAGCGACGAATTGTGGTGGACGGCTAGACCGCTCGAAACGTTCGAGCGGCGGACGTTGGATCGGGATGTTGCACACGTCGCACGTTTGGTCGTCTCGCATGAGGTGGAGCGGGTGGTCTTGGGGCTGCCGCTTCAATTGGACGGGCGGGAAGGACCGGCCGTCCAATCGATGCGGGAATTTGTTGTAAAATTGGAAGCCGCTCTTTCCGTTCCGCTTGTTCTGTGGGACGAGCGCATGACGACCAAAGCGGCGGAAGACTTTTTGATCGCCGCGGATGTGAGCAGGAAAAAGCGCAAGGGGGCGGTCGATCGAGTCGCGGCGTCGTTGTTGCTGCAAGGGTATTTGGCATCGTTGACGGCGGCGACCGAAGATTCGGCGATTACGGACGCCACGGGTGAGAGAAGCCGTTCAGAGTGTTCAAGCGAAATCCCCCATGAAGCTTCGTCTTTCACAGATCCTTCTCATTTCGGTCACCGCCGTCGGGATCGTCGCGATGGCCCTGTATCAGATGATCCGCTGGGCTGA
- the mltG gene encoding endolytic transglycosylase MltG: protein MKLRLSQILLISVTAVGIVAMALYQMIRWAESPLLSDSDHPASKVVVIPAGWTLQQVAALLEREHVIKSRFAFVWLARSQEADRKIQPGEYELHAAMLPADILSKLLTGRVVLHSVTIPEGYTIAQIADMLSERNITDRAEFIRLARDKSFIQTLKISAESLEGYLFPDTYRFARRTAAKEVIKTMVDQLDRVFSVEWQERAKELGLTMHQVLTLASVIEKETGSADERPRISSVFHNRLKKNIPLQSDPTVIYGLPHFDGNLRKKDLSHPSPYNTYRWVGLPPGPIASPGADSIRAALYPASTPHLYFVSKNDGTHYFSTTLVQHNKAVEQYQKRPFRRGNRSETSMSRGRQLSHS, encoded by the coding sequence ATGAAGCTTCGTCTTTCACAGATCCTTCTCATTTCGGTCACCGCCGTCGGGATCGTCGCGATGGCCCTGTATCAGATGATCCGCTGGGCTGAATCACCGCTTCTGTCCGATTCCGACCATCCTGCCTCCAAAGTGGTCGTCATTCCAGCCGGATGGACCTTGCAGCAGGTCGCGGCCCTGCTCGAACGGGAACACGTGATCAAGAGTCGATTTGCCTTCGTGTGGCTGGCGCGATCTCAAGAGGCCGATCGGAAGATTCAGCCGGGAGAGTACGAGCTGCATGCCGCCATGCTCCCCGCGGATATTCTGTCAAAACTGTTGACCGGTCGGGTTGTTCTCCATTCGGTCACGATTCCGGAAGGGTATACCATCGCGCAAATCGCGGACATGCTTTCCGAGCGGAATATTACGGATCGTGCCGAGTTCATCCGTCTGGCCCGCGACAAATCATTCATTCAAACGTTGAAGATTTCAGCGGAAAGCCTTGAAGGATATTTGTTTCCTGATACCTATCGCTTTGCTCGACGCACGGCGGCGAAGGAAGTGATTAAGACGATGGTTGATCAGCTTGACCGGGTCTTTTCGGTCGAATGGCAGGAGCGGGCCAAGGAGTTGGGCTTGACGATGCACCAAGTGCTGACGCTGGCTTCGGTGATCGAAAAGGAAACCGGCTCGGCGGACGAACGTCCCCGTATCTCGTCCGTGTTTCACAACCGTCTCAAGAAAAACATTCCGTTGCAAAGCGACCCGACGGTCATTTATGGGCTGCCTCATTTCGACGGCAATCTGCGCAAAAAGGACCTCTCGCATCCGAGCCCCTACAATACCTATCGATGGGTGGGCCTGCCGCCAGGGCCGATCGCCAGTCCTGGGGCCGATTCGATCCGCGCCGCCCTCTATCCTGCGTCAACGCCTCATTTGTACTTCGTCTCGAAGAACGACGGAACCCACTACTTCTCCACCACGCTCGTCCAACACAACAAAGCGGTGGAACAGTATCAGAAGCGGCCCTTCCGTCGAGGCAACCGTTCCGAGACGTCGATGAGCCGAGGAAGGCAACTCTCCCATTCCTAA
- the deoC gene encoding deoxyribose-phosphate aldolase, producing the protein MPNWNLPDLIDHTVLRPDATRADVLRVCREAIEYNFSVIFVPPSYLAEAVAAVEGYSIRVGAPVGFPLGGHTTKTKVTEAIEAVEQGATVLDMVLNISWLKSGDYEAVRQDIVEVVRATPHSEHKVILETCYLTHQEKMTACRLVVEAEADYVKTSTGFGPSGATVDDVRLLKTAVAGRAKVKASGGIRDWKTAQAMLEAGADRIGTSAGVPIVKEWRVVQIP; encoded by the coding sequence ATGCCAAATTGGAACTTGCCCGACTTGATCGACCACACGGTGCTGCGGCCCGACGCCACGAGGGCTGATGTGCTACGGGTTTGTCGGGAAGCCATCGAATACAACTTTTCGGTTATTTTTGTCCCGCCCTCCTATCTCGCAGAGGCCGTGGCCGCCGTCGAGGGCTATTCTATTCGCGTCGGCGCCCCTGTCGGGTTCCCCCTCGGTGGTCATACGACGAAAACAAAAGTCACCGAGGCGATTGAAGCGGTCGAACAGGGAGCCACCGTGCTGGATATGGTCCTCAACATCAGTTGGTTGAAATCAGGGGATTATGAGGCCGTCCGGCAAGACATCGTCGAAGTCGTGCGGGCGACCCCCCACTCAGAACATAAAGTCATACTTGAGACATGTTATCTGACGCATCAAGAAAAAATGACGGCCTGCCGCCTGGTTGTAGAGGCAGAGGCCGATTACGTGAAGACGTCAACTGGCTTCGGCCCATCCGGTGCCACGGTCGATGATGTCCGGCTTCTGAAGACCGCCGTCGCCGGGCGAGCCAAGGTCAAGGCATCCGGTGGCATCAGAGACTGGAAAACCGCACAAGCCATGTTGGAGGCGGGCGCTGATCGGATTGGGACCAGCGCGGGTGTTCCCATTGTCAAAGAATGGAGGGTTGTACAGATTCCATGA
- a CDS encoding phosphopentomutase, whose protein sequence is MINRVLLFVIDGLGIGPLPDAAEHGDAEANTLAHLADMVGGLSLPNMETLGLGHVASIPGVLSTTQPRGCFGRLCFTAQGTDSVAGHWEMNGIVSAAPPSCADGVPRQVVAAVEQALGRKVIGKNMASLGSMLKEYGADHFACGAPILWTDGRNTCHVAAHEAVMAREALYLGCREAWKTVKQAGLFVRIVAQPIVGEPGRLHAHGSRKDFVAEPPGVTMLDVLNRSGQIVMGIGKVGDLFGGRSLTKTFSVSSAQEAFEETVAMLSKVPRGLLYIGLDFSTDEATQAAAALEEFDRCLPGLFDKLRVGDLVVITGDHGRDLSKPLKRPTREYVPLLLLGPKLPAGVDLGTRSTAADLGQTVADAFGAQRLPIGDSFWEAIKPG, encoded by the coding sequence ATGATCAATCGCGTGCTGCTGTTCGTTATTGATGGATTGGGGATCGGTCCTCTCCCGGATGCCGCGGAGCACGGTGATGCCGAGGCGAATACTCTTGCGCATTTGGCCGATATGGTCGGCGGATTGAGTCTGCCGAACATGGAAACGTTGGGGTTGGGGCACGTCGCCTCGATTCCAGGGGTGCTGTCGACGACCCAGCCGCGGGGCTGTTTCGGTCGCCTGTGTTTTACGGCGCAGGGAACCGATTCGGTCGCCGGTCATTGGGAAATGAATGGAATTGTCAGTGCGGCTCCCCCGAGCTGTGCGGATGGAGTTCCCCGGCAGGTGGTAGCCGCCGTCGAGCAAGCGTTGGGCAGAAAAGTGATCGGAAAGAATATGGCTTCTCTGGGGTCCATGTTGAAAGAATATGGCGCGGACCATTTCGCCTGCGGGGCTCCGATACTATGGACTGACGGCCGAAATACCTGCCATGTGGCTGCGCATGAAGCGGTGATGGCTCGCGAGGCTCTTTACCTAGGTTGTCGTGAAGCATGGAAAACGGTCAAACAGGCGGGATTGTTCGTTCGAATCGTCGCCCAGCCGATTGTCGGCGAGCCCGGACGGCTCCACGCCCATGGAAGCCGGAAAGATTTTGTCGCGGAGCCGCCCGGCGTCACGATGCTGGACGTGTTGAATCGCTCGGGTCAGATTGTCATGGGGATCGGAAAGGTCGGCGATTTGTTCGGCGGAAGAAGTTTGACGAAAACCTTTTCCGTCTCGTCCGCTCAGGAAGCCTTCGAGGAAACCGTCGCCATGCTGAGTAAGGTCCCGCGCGGGCTTCTTTATATTGGTTTGGATTTCTCGACCGATGAGGCGACTCAGGCCGCCGCGGCGTTGGAGGAATTTGACCGCTGTCTGCCCGGTCTGTTTGATAAGTTGCGCGTTGGGGATCTGGTCGTCATCACCGGCGACCATGGGCGTGATTTGTCGAAGCCATTGAAGAGGCCGACGCGCGAATATGTACCGCTTCTTCTTCTCGGCCCCAAATTGCCGGCCGGGGTGGACTTGGGGACTCGTTCCACCGCCGCCGATCTCGGACAAACGGTGGCGGACGCGTTCGGCGCCCAACGGCTGCCGATCGGCGACAGTTTTTGGGAAGCGATCAAACCCGGGTGA
- a CDS encoding RidA family protein, whose translation MSYEARLRDLGLTLPPPPKPVANYVPAVRVGELLFLSGVLPIRDGRLFVTGKLGEALSVEQGKEAAQIAALNALAIVKAEIDSLDRVVRVVKMIGYVASASGFADQPQVLNGASDLLVAVFGDAGRHARVAVGAAELPRQAPVEIEMILQVA comes from the coding sequence ATGTCGTATGAGGCCAGGCTGCGAGATTTAGGGCTGACGTTGCCGCCGCCGCCCAAGCCGGTGGCGAACTATGTTCCCGCGGTCAGAGTGGGGGAGTTGTTGTTTCTGTCCGGAGTTCTTCCCATACGGGACGGCAGGTTGTTCGTGACGGGAAAACTGGGCGAGGCCTTGTCGGTCGAACAGGGAAAAGAAGCGGCCCAAATAGCCGCGCTGAACGCGCTAGCGATTGTGAAGGCCGAGATCGATTCGCTTGATCGGGTGGTCAGGGTCGTCAAGATGATCGGCTACGTCGCCTCGGCTTCCGGCTTCGCCGATCAGCCGCAGGTGCTCAACGGAGCTTCGGACCTGTTGGTGGCGGTGTTCGGCGACGCCGGCCGCCATGCCCGTGTCGCGGTCGGCGCGGCGGAGCTTCCTCGTCAGGCTCCGGTCGAAATCGAGATGATTCTTCAAGTTGCCTAG
- a CDS encoding IPT/TIG domain-containing protein: MKTTRMSILCLVLLGGLTLSAYGGASPFELSLRTVPPGATVSVSGKGWGTFRSATTNRVLVGGVPALIQRWEPSMIEFKVPFKAESGPVEVWVGKKKFSVGTLTVATPQIDAVTPTEAERGSVLQITGRHFGVTAGSRDPNTMFGVNDVVIGGVAVRPKRWKDDLIEAEIPANAETGEVIVRLASSDPLPDGSCCAPVEHVVSNAARISLIPSVRVDPVSGPVGTKVVLFGGGFGAEKEPNDAVLIGEQPLVVAQWKDDVIVAHVPLGAVSGSVVLRSQGRTRIVGQFIVQEPKVTGMSPSSAPIGTLLRIDGEHFGVYSESGATPFNFIDFDKGDNRVEIGGVPAVIYRWIDDRIDVWVPFSAKSGKVVVYRSATKPLPDGRCCAERGTVAIEAGTFTVVTPVVESYEPRSAGLDETVTIRGRGFGTFLKTAEHADLRLNEKAYKRRADLEINEPDDPSTVVSNVSRTEVLFNGAAALVQSWTDSEIVVKVPHRNLYGIGKKGAFFDNLATGPLVVRRGSWDLLPDGSCCTPKKWLTIEAGPFTIEARNLPDTGYWDNNRPDANTNQ, encoded by the coding sequence ATGAAAACAACAAGGATGTCGATCTTGTGCCTGGTTCTGCTGGGCGGTCTCACGTTGTCTGCTTATGGAGGAGCTTCCCCGTTCGAGTTGTCCCTTCGAACCGTTCCGCCGGGTGCGACCGTTTCGGTGAGTGGAAAGGGATGGGGAACGTTTCGGTCGGCGACGACCAATCGGGTGCTGGTCGGCGGCGTTCCGGCGCTGATTCAACGATGGGAACCGAGCATGATCGAGTTTAAGGTTCCGTTCAAGGCCGAAAGCGGTCCCGTCGAAGTCTGGGTCGGCAAGAAGAAATTTTCAGTTGGGACGTTGACCGTGGCGACGCCGCAGATCGATGCCGTCACGCCCACGGAGGCGGAACGGGGTTCGGTGCTTCAAATTACGGGCCGTCATTTTGGCGTGACGGCGGGATCGCGTGATCCCAACACCATGTTCGGCGTGAACGACGTGGTCATCGGCGGCGTCGCCGTGCGCCCGAAACGATGGAAGGATGATCTCATCGAGGCGGAGATTCCCGCCAACGCGGAAACCGGCGAAGTCATCGTGCGGCTGGCCTCGTCCGATCCGTTGCCGGACGGCTCTTGCTGCGCCCCGGTGGAGCATGTCGTGAGCAATGCCGCGAGGATTTCCCTTATCCCGTCGGTACGGGTCGACCCTGTGAGCGGTCCGGTCGGAACGAAGGTGGTGCTGTTCGGCGGTGGGTTCGGTGCCGAAAAAGAGCCGAACGACGCCGTGTTGATAGGAGAACAACCGCTTGTGGTGGCCCAATGGAAAGACGACGTAATTGTGGCCCACGTTCCTTTGGGTGCGGTGTCAGGCTCCGTCGTGCTGCGCAGTCAGGGACGGACGCGGATAGTCGGTCAGTTTATCGTGCAGGAGCCGAAGGTCACGGGGATGAGTCCTTCCAGTGCGCCGATTGGAACGTTGCTGCGCATCGACGGGGAACATTTCGGGGTGTACAGCGAGAGCGGCGCGACTCCCTTTAATTTCATTGACTTCGACAAGGGGGACAACCGCGTCGAAATCGGAGGGGTGCCGGCCGTGATCTATCGCTGGATCGATGACCGGATCGACGTCTGGGTGCCCTTCAGCGCCAAGAGCGGAAAAGTAGTGGTGTATCGAAGCGCGACCAAGCCGTTGCCGGACGGCCGGTGCTGCGCCGAGCGGGGAACCGTCGCGATTGAGGCGGGGACCTTCACGGTTGTCACTCCCGTCGTGGAATCGTATGAACCAAGATCGGCGGGGTTGGACGAGACGGTGACGATCAGGGGTAGAGGGTTCGGCACGTTTCTCAAGACCGCCGAGCATGCGGATTTACGATTGAATGAAAAGGCCTACAAGCGGCGCGCGGATCTTGAAATCAACGAACCGGACGATCCCTCCACGGTGGTCAGCAACGTGTCGCGTACGGAAGTGCTGTTCAACGGCGCGGCCGCGCTGGTGCAGTCCTGGACCGATTCCGAGATCGTGGTGAAAGTGCCCCATCGCAATCTCTATGGGATCGGGAAGAAGGGAGCGTTTTTCGACAACTTGGCGACCGGTCCGCTAGTCGTCCGGAGAGGATCATGGGATCTCCTTCCCGATGGGAGCTGTTGCACGCCAAAAAAATGGCTCACCATCGAAGCAGGCCCGTTCACCATTGAGGCCAGAAACCTCCCCGATACCGGTTACTGGGACAATAACCGCCCCGACGCCAATACGAATCAATGA